The Suricata suricatta isolate VVHF042 unplaced genomic scaffold, meerkat_22Aug2017_6uvM2_HiC HiC_scaffold_46873, whole genome shotgun sequence nucleotide sequence AGGTTCGATATGCACACGGTACCAGAGTTCTGACCTTCTTTCAAGTCCAGGGAGATCCGGTTCTTGTAATCCTTATGGATAAAAGGCCTGGTACTGTTGTAGATCATCTCTCCATGGAAATGTGTCCGTCTCAAGGCGACACTCAGGCTGGGATCCCGGGCCAACACCCAGCAGTGGAAGTAGGTGAAAGAGATGCAGATGGA carries:
- the LOC115285158 gene encoding paired immunoglobulin-like type 2 receptor alpha, with the protein product PLLLLLASLRAGSSEECNPESYYGVNQPESLSAPEGGSICISFTYFHCWVLARDPSLSVALRRTHFHGEMIYNSTRPFIHKDYKNRISLDLKEGQNSGTVCIS